The DNA segment CTACGTGCCCAGCGAATTGAACAGCGCCTGTGGCACCTCGCCATGTTTTCATCACTAAATCGTCTCCAAAAACAACTTCTCGGTTGTATTCAATCGCGAGTTGTTTTGGATTGGATGAAAGAGCGGGTGGGTTTGCGCCATATGCGTTTGCAGTGGTTGCTCGGACCCGAGCATCACCCATGTATTCGATGTAGCGTGCTTGGTTCACATGCTGAAGCATATCGATATCTGCGTTTCGGATTGTAATCGGAAATGACCACGCATCACGTGGCGTCTCTTCGAACGTTCCGGGAGTTTCAGGGGTGAGTAGGGCAGGGTCTACGCGTTCTCTGAGGTCATCTGGAACGCGGACCGCTCGTTGGTCCGAACCAATATGCACGCAAGTCACCAATGCTTGTGCAACCATAGCATTATCCCGAATTCTGTTGAGTTCGTGAAGCAGCTTGATGCTTGAGTTTCCCACTTTGAGAATCCCTAAGCTTGCTCGTAACTCAGTGCCAACATCAACGTTTTGACCGAGTGTGAAATGTTGAGCACGGATTGGTAGCTTTCCTCCGCGGCGCATGATGCCCGCGAACCCTGAATTTGGGTCTTGTAAGGCAGCCCAGCGAGCGTGCTCGTTGTATTTGAAAAATGTTGCGAGAGGAATACGGCCATGTCTGTCTATTTCGTAGCCGCGCACTTGTAAGGTTCTATCTATTTGCGCCATGTTTGTGACTTAGCCTGTTCTAAAGCGCTTATTCAAGTCTGAAATGGTCGCCGACTTGCGCCCGATGAAGTCGGCCATGCTTTTGTTGATACCCAAAACATCCGCGACTGCATCAAAAAACCACACAGGGGTAGCACGCATCAGCGGTACGATTCCGATGAACCCGGGCATTATTAGTTGCTTTTTCTCGGTTTGGATGGCGTTCACTATCTTATTAGCGACGTTTTTCTCTTTAAGGATGGGTAATATCAGAGGAAATCGCGTTGAAGCGCCCTTAAACATGCCAGTGTCGATGAAGAAAGGGCACACCACGGTAGTTTTTACGCCGGGTGAATTCTCGCGTAACTCCATTCTGAGGGCCTCATCAAAACCTACGGCAGCCCATTTACTTGCACAATAATCTGTTAATTTGGCCGCGCCAACCAGTCCGGCAGACGATGCGATGGTGACAATATGGCCAGAATCGCGCTTGAGCATCTCAGGCAAGAAGGCTTTTGTGGTCCAAAAAAGAGCCATTGTGTTCACGCCAAAGGTCAGCTCGATTTTCTCATCGGGGATGTCGAGGATGTTTTTGCCACTCACGATACCCGCGTTGTTGATCAAAACATCAACCGCTCCGACCTCTGCTAAAACTTCTTTGGCAACGCTGTATACAGTGTCGCGGCTGGAGATATCGCAAATATAACCATGACTCTTGTGGCTACCCACTCGGTCCAGTTCGTTACATACTGCTTCGAGGGCACTTTCGTTGATGTCCCAAATGACGAGTTTGGCACCATTACGGGCCATTTCCAGTGCAGTTAAACGGCCAATACCGCTGGCTGCACCTGTAATCAGAACAACTTTATCTTTCATGGACTTTTTCATGACGTTACCTCTCGCTTGCGAAATTCAAGAGTAAACTGACCAGTTTACTTTTGAGTCACACTAAGGTACAGTGACGCAATCTGTCAAGTGGTGAATGATGTTTACTGAATTGAGCTTTTCTGAACGAAAACGAGCAAGTGTGCTCATAGGGGCGGCAAAAGTCTTTGTGGAAGAGGGTTTCTCTCAGTCCACAATGGATCGTGTGGCTCAGGTGGCTGGCGTTAGTAAGCGCACGGTCTACAAACATTTTCGCTCCAAGCAGGAGCTTTTCAACATCATCGTTGATGGTATTTGGACACGTATTACTGAGTGGAGCGTGGAGTGGATGAACCCTGAAGGGGACCCTCACGAAGAGCTGCGTGCATTCGCGCTTGAGATGCTTCACCAAGTTTTGCACCCGGAAGTACTGCCTGTTTTGAGAATGGCCGCTGCGGAATTTATGCAACGCCCTGATTTGGGGCGACAATTCTACGAGCGCACGGGAAGCTTTGGCTTGGAAGACTTAAGTGTCTATCTGGGACAAGCTCACGAAAAGGGTTGCCTGGAGGTCGAAGACGCAGCACTGGCGGCGGCTCAGTTTCACGCATTGATTAAAGATCCATTGATGTGGCCTCAGATGATGGGTTTTCAAGCTGCCCCCACAGAGCACGAAACCGCTGAAGTCATCGAGCAGGCGATTACGCTTTTTTTGAGTCTCTACGGAAAAAAACGTTGATAGGGTTTTGTATTAAAGCGAAACAGGCTAGTGCGGGTTCAAATGAGTTTGAGCTTTCTTAAATGGTCAGAGTATTCGGAACATCCTGAATTCACCCACGTCATCGACGCGAGAACTCCGTCTGAGTTTGCTCAAGACCATATCCCAGGGGCGATTAACCTGCCTGTACTCTCGGATGATGAGAGAGTCCAAGTAGGGACAACCTACAAACGAGATGCTTTTCGAGCCCGTAAGATTGGGGCTGCGCTGATTTCCCGGAATATTGCAGATAT comes from the Deltaproteobacteria bacterium genome and includes:
- a CDS encoding SDR family oxidoreductase, with amino-acid sequence MKKSMKDKVVLITGAASGIGRLTALEMARNGAKLVIWDINESALEAVCNELDRVGSHKSHGYICDISSRDTVYSVAKEVLAEVGAVDVLINNAGIVSGKNILDIPDEKIELTFGVNTMALFWTTKAFLPEMLKRDSGHIVTIASSAGLVGAAKLTDYCASKWAAVGFDEALRMELRENSPGVKTTVVCPFFIDTGMFKGASTRFPLILPILKEKNVANKIVNAIQTEKKQLIMPGFIGIVPLMRATPVWFFDAVADVLGINKSMADFIGRKSATISDLNKRFRTG
- a CDS encoding TetR/AcrR family transcriptional regulator, which produces MFTELSFSERKRASVLIGAAKVFVEEGFSQSTMDRVAQVAGVSKRTVYKHFRSKQELFNIIVDGIWTRITEWSVEWMNPEGDPHEELRAFALEMLHQVLHPEVLPVLRMAAAEFMQRPDLGRQFYERTGSFGLEDLSVYLGQAHEKGCLEVEDAALAAAQFHALIKDPLMWPQMMGFQAAPTEHETAEVIEQAITLFLSLYGKKR